Proteins encoded in a region of the Oncorhynchus clarkii lewisi isolate Uvic-CL-2024 chromosome 18, UVic_Ocla_1.0, whole genome shotgun sequence genome:
- the LOC139372713 gene encoding uncharacterized protein has translation MSVLFCCRCVFPSEDTDERQPLLHPKLPESEKPVSARQPRPAPTVSRSGQLVPKRVGVKDLDQRFSDVTETFNQQHESYNVMKERIISLRRTYNCSNDSTLTLTECVRKIKEEYEDSYRVTVVIKGYDFSLSVVPLRSVDEGEKSLPRLLRLAQDELRGFSQGAIAIVAAGTKLQVLIDWLLSRGERMAEQVREVAPTHQDHCRLEENLIETMQEVRRVRELSLGYCQQAREIQTEAAQIAGLA, from the exons ATGTCTGTGCTATTTTGTTGCCGCTGTGTTTTTCCATCCGAAGACACCGACGAG AGACAGCCCCTACTGCACCCCAAGCTTCCAGAATCAGAGAAGCCAGTTTCGGCCAGACAGCCTCGACCAGCACCCACAG tgAGTCGGAGTGGTCAGTTGGTCCCGAAGCGTGTGGGTGTGAAGGACTTGGACCAGCGGTTCTCTGATGTGACCGAGACATTCAACCAACAACATGAGAGCTATAATGTCATGAAGGAACGCATCATATCTCTTCGCCGCACTTACAACTGTAGCAACGACAGCACCCTGACTCTAACCGAGTGTGTGAGGAAGATCAAGGAGGAATACG aGGACAGCTACAGGGTAACCGTGGTGATAAAGGGgtatgacttctctctctctgtggttccgCTGAGGTCTGTGGATGAGGGAGAGAAGTCTCTGCCTCGCCTACTCCGGTTGGCTCAGGATGAGCTCAGGGGCTTTTCCCAGGGCGCCATAGCAATTGTCGCTGCCGGGACCAAGCTCCAGGTGCTGATAGACTGGCTGCTTAGTCGGGGGGAGCGAATGGCGGAGCAGGTCAGGGAGGTGGCACCAACTCATCAGGACCACTGTAGGCTGGAGGAGAACCTGATTGAGACCATGCAGGAAGTCAGAAGGGTGAGGGAGCTTTCGCTAGGGTACTGCCAGCAGGCTAGAGAGATCCAAACTGAGGCTGCACAGATAGCAGGGCTGGCCtga